In Suncus etruscus isolate mSunEtr1 chromosome 2, mSunEtr1.pri.cur, whole genome shotgun sequence, the genomic stretch gacaccggaattcgaaccaaccacctttggtcctggatcggctgcttgcaaggcaaacgtcactgtgctacctctccgggcccctactCAGACATTCTTAACTTCTGtcttttcggggccagagagatggcacagtggtagggcttttgccttgcatgcagccaacctgagacagacccagtttgattcctggcatccaatatggttccctgagcctgccaggagcaatttctgagcacagagtcaggagtaacccttgagcttcaccaggcatggctcaaaaaccaactaatcagtcaataaactaaaaaaaaaaaaacttctgtctTTTCATTTGTTAAGTGGATATGATAAAAAATTATACTTTGAAAGGTGCTATGAAAGTTAAATgagatacataaatatataataaatatatgctcatgctatatgtttataaaatatatacatataggggcccggagagatagcacagcggcgtttgccttgcaagcagccgatccaggaccgaaggtggttggtttgaatcccagtgtcccatatggtccccgtgcctgccagaagctatttctgagcagacagccaggagtaacccctgagcaccgccgggtgtgacccaaaaaccaaaaaaaaaaaatatatatatatatatacacatatataataaacatatactTATTCTATACTTAGAGAATATAGCACAATATTGGCATCTAAATGCTTAGCTAAATACAACTGTTACTAGATAGTCTAAGGTTGGAGATCAGATAATCCAGTGGGTAgattgcatgctttgcatgctacctggcaccccatatgatcctttgagcagGGCCAACACTAAGTTCTAAGCACAGCTAGGCatggccctaaacaaacaaacaaaaaaggaagtggCAGTCATAAGAATAATCTACTAAATTTGGTtgtggtttagtttggttttgggagtcacacccatcTATGCTAAGAGATCATTCCTAGTTGGGTCTGGAGAAACACTTGGGGTGTTGTGAATAGAACCCAGTTCTATTATatcaaggcaagcacattatatATGTGCtgtatatgtataatgtataCAACCCTGTATAATGTCTTCGCTCTCcactatatgtttttgtttgggtgtcACATTCGGCAATGCTTAGTGGCAACTCTTGgctttatattcagaaataatttctggttggctcgagggaccatatagggtcctgaggatcaaacctgggtcagatgcagcAAGGTAatcaccctacctactatactatctctcagacctgattatttttaatttttctgctcTTTTCCTGTTGTTTTCCTACACACTCAGTCGTGGTGCTTATCAGGAATCACAGTCACAGTTCTCACACATGCCCCAGTTTTGACACTTGCCAGGGTGCACAGTAAAATTGGATTCTTATTTGGGAGTACTGGTGCACAGGGGTTTCACACCTGACTGAGGGCCTtgtgccattttaattatagtacacacacacacaccagacacacacacaccagacacacacacacacacacacacacacacacacacacacacacacacacaccagactgCAGTCAATGGAAGTGGCATGCTGTCCTAGAACCAGGGTCCTAAACAGTGGAACTGCTGAGGTTGTGTTCAGTAGTGTGTTGGCACCAGGGAAGAACTCATAGTCTAACACTTGTGAGGTAGGTGATTTACCACTGGACCATCCTAGAGTCCTCAACTCAGTATATTTGTTGGCTAATTCCTACATGAATCTTACTACAGGTGATCTCTTGGATCCAGCATCTGATCCCCAAGATTGAAGATGGAAATGACTTTGGAGTGGCAATCCAGGTAAGAAAGGACACAGAGTAAGGACACAGAGTAAAAACAATTGGAGAATAAAGAATAAGAGCCAGTCATGGAGCTAAAGAGAGgctggagcatgtgctttgcatgctggaggactggtttcagtccctagcaccgcattatcccctgagcactgttgggagcaACTACAGaccacacagctaggagtaatccctgagaactgcctagTGTGCAAAATCCTGGGGTGGAGAGATGGATAGCTAGATAAGAATAGAGAGGAGGAACAGAGAAGATTAGGTGTTTAATTCAATTGTTTCTCATTTATTTACCACAGGAAAAGGTGCTGGAGAGGGTGAATACCGTCAAAACCAAAGTGGAAGCCTTCCAAACAACCCTTTCCAAGTAAGGGAAGTTggtgggggcagggggtgtggcTGCAGAGACTCTCACAGCTGGGGGTGGATGGGGTCTTTTGGAAAGGTTGGGGACATGTATTTCTGAAATGCTTAGTCCTGTGATTGCTCCCTTGCTTCTGGCAGGTACTTCTCAGAACGTGGGGATGCTGTGGCCAAGGCCTCTAAGGAGACCTATGTAGTAAGTGGATGGTTTGGGATCATCCTCAGTCCTTTAGCTGAAGCCTACTGGGAGAGGGAGGGGCAGGGcatggaaggaaggatagaagaccTCCTTGTTTTGGTTCAGATATTTCCAACATGGAGACTGCTAAACCAAAAGATTGCCTATGAAAACTGATTTGGCCTTTAATATCTCTGACCCCTTCCTTTCTCTGCTTGATCTTAAAGGATTTCACTACTCTACCTTCCACCTCcacttgcactttttttttttttcttttttttggctgcTGAGAAGTAGCTCATCCTCTACTTACCTTCTCCCTATATGAGGAAATGAGAACAATGTCCCAACCTCTCTTGGGAATGACTCAGCTTTGCCTCCCACTTTCCAGATGGATTATCGGGCCTTGGTGCATGAGCAGGATGAGGCGATCTATGGAGCACTCAGGGCCATGATGCTGGACCTACGGACCTTTTATGTGAGTGTGGAATAAGTCCCTAAGGGAGGTGGAAAAGGTGAAACACCGGGAATTCTACTACTGGTCTTCTGACTTTTTTCTAGGCTGAGCTTTATCATATCATCAGCTGCAACCTGGAGAAAATCGTAAATCCTAAAGGTGAAGAGAAGCCATCTATGTACTGAACCTAGCATTAGAAGGGAAATAAATTACTTATATGTTGTTTAGATTAACATTGGTATGTACCATTTATTCAAAAAGGCACTTTGGGGCCGGaacaatggtgcagcggtagggcgtttgtcttgcacgcagctcacCCAAGCctgaccggggttcaatctcctggtgcatcatatggtcccccaagccaggagcaatttctgagggcatagccaggagtaacccagagtgtcactgggtgtggctcaaaaccaaaaccaaaacgacCAAAAAGGCACATAGGGGCAGGAGCTGtgatacagtgggtaaagtgcttgctttgtacatagttgaaccccacatggtcccctgagcacagccaggagtgatacctcagtgcagagccaggaataagccctgagcactgctacatatggccccaaagcaaaataaaataggcaTGTGTTAGGGCTGGAGAAACAACAGAGTTTAAGGTGCATGCCTCCAACCCCAATTTCATCTTGATACCACATGTCTCCTGATCACTGTTAGGTGTAGTGCTAGAGGCCCTCAACATAGATGGAATGGAGGGAAAGCACCAAAGGGCCTGAGAAGTCACACTAATGTGTCTTCAGCTCCTCACGTTGAACTGCTGACTTGGTTCAGTGCCTGAGAATTTCTGGGAGGGGCCTGAGGCTCACTGACCACTGCATTGGAAGTTCctcctagaaaagaaaaaacatgattGAGGGCCaaggagaaagctcaaagggctagagcacatgctttactaTGGGAGTCTTGGATTCAACCCCAGCactcatggttccctgagcacctctaggaacataccttgagcattgagccaggattaCCCtgtgagcactgatggatgttatacccctcccccaaaaagtatGTATGAAGTAAAACCTATGTCTAGACATTGCATGTAGTGTTGGGGGAAAGGAAGGGATATCAGGAAGATAGATGAACTAGATGTCCTTCATTtcctattctttattttgggcgagtgggtggggcacacctgacaatgctcaggaattactcttgactctaccagaaatcactcctgtcagtgctcagggaatgatatgggatgccagggattgaacttgggttgggcaCGTACAAgttaaatgtcctacctgctgtactatcttgctCTTGCTCCCTTCCTTTCCTATTCTTAAAACCAaatcctagggccagagagatagtataggggtaaaAGCATATATATCTTGCATGCAGActgacctggttctattcccagtgcCACATGAGCATTCCTTGGTGCAGCTGTAGTAACCCCTAGCACCAAAAGGGTTACCTGTGTAATGTCTAACAGTGCAAGAGCACAACTATCTATGTATCCTCTGGTCATTGTATTGAACATCAGGTTGGTGAAGAATTGGGGTAGAGCCCTcactatcaaaaaagaaaagaattggggccggagagatagcatggaggtaggacatttgccgtgcatgcagaaggatagtggttcgaatcccggcatcccatatggtcctctgagcctgccaggagcgatttctgagtgtagatccaggagtaatccctgagcgctgccaggtgtgacaaaggaaggaagggagggagggacggacaGAGGGATAGGgatccatccctagcatcccataaggtccctggaacttggcaggagcgatttctgagctcagccaggagtaaccactgagtgcagccagtgttacacaaaaacaaaaataaaaaaagaattgggcaAGCACCTGAAGGATagacagtggatagggcttttaCTTTGCATTTGGATAACTGAGAATTGATCTCCAATAACCCAATTGATCCTCCAAGCCCTGACAAGagggactcctgagcacagagccaggagtagtcctgaacagtgccaggtgtggccccaaaacaaacaaaattgggcAGCAAGTGTTAGAGGCTGTAACAGTCATGAAAATAACCGTATGAGAGTAGTTCATAAGACTATTTCTGCTTGGGGAAAGAAGCATCTCAAGAACTTGCcggaactttctttctttccctccttccctccctccctctctttctttctctcactctccctccttccatctttctctttctcttcctccctcactcccccctcatttttctttctctttctctctccctcctaccctccctccctccctctttcttccttccttttttcttccttactttctttctctccctccctcccaccctcttcctttccttctttctctttctctactttttctctttctctcttcctcattCCTGCccactctttctctcccccttccagccctctatttctttctctgtccttccctccttccctctttctttctctttctccctccttccctccctccctcttactCTCcctccttcaaaataaaaataaaataaaataaaaaaacttcctGGAAGTGGCTGTCAAGTCTTCCTAAGGAAAAATGTAGGCTTTGGACAGAAATGATTGAAGTCAGGGATTGAATGAAAGAACAATGATCCTGAGTTCAGGACAATTCTGCAGTCGAAATTATGAATGAATGAGTGGACTTCCCCTCAAGGGCTGAAAGTGGAAAAAAGGCCCCCAAAGCATTATTGATGGATAATTATTACACCACCGGACATTATGGGAATAAAGGTTCTGTACACTTCTTTTTTGTCCTGTCTCTCCTTCATCAGCCAATTGCAGTTTTATGTCTGTAGATAACTACGTTAAGGAAACAAAGGATCAGCTAACCCAGTTTCAACGGCTAGTTCAAAGTTCTCACTATAGGAAGAGGAGGGCTCTCCGCTGTATGCCTGTTCCTGGACACCTGCGGGCATTCGGGGGCGGGCAGGGCCCTTATCCAGAAGCCAAACCAATCAGCAAGTGACAATTCTCCTTAGTTTACATTTGCCGGTTTTTTCCCTAGTATGCTGGTGACAGAGGCGGGGCAATAGCGGGATGCGGCGGATGACTGGAGAAAATCGGAACCTCTAAGCCTATCTGAGAGCAGCTTGTGGGCGGGGTGGCAGAAGTG encodes the following:
- the PSME2 gene encoding proteasome activator complex subunit 2, producing MAKPSGVRLSGEARKQVDVFRQSLFQEAEEFLSGFLPQKIVYLNQLLQEDSLNVTDLTSLRAPLDIPIPDPPPKDDEMETDKQEKKEVPKCGFLPGNEKILALLAVVKPEVWTLKEKCILVISWIQHLIPKIEDGNDFGVAIQEKVLERVNTVKTKVEAFQTTLSKYFSERGDAVAKASKETYVMDYRALVHEQDEAIYGALRAMMLDLRTFYAELYHIISCNLEKIVNPKGEEKPSMY